TATGTTCAGGTCGAATTTGCCCGGTATTTGTATTGCTATTTTTCCAAAAGGTAAGGGGTGTGATAGGTTGATACAGCTAAAAAATGTATTTATGGAATTCCAGGATGGGCATAAGGTATTGAACAATATCAATTTAACTATAAACAATGGCGAATTTGTTTTTCTTGTAGGCTCCAGCGGAGCAGGCAAGTCAACTATTATAAAACTGCTGCTCAAGGAGATCGAGCCTTCATCGGGCAGTATAATTGTAAATGACAAGGATATTACAAAGTACAGAAGAAAAGAGATTCCTTTTCACAGGAGAAATATTGGAGTGGTTTTTCAGGACTTTAAACTGCTGCTGGAAAAGAATGTGTATGAGAATGTGGCTTTTGCTATGGAAGTCATTGAAGCTCCTCCAAAAGAGATAAGACGTCAGGTGCCTATTGTCCTTAGCATGGTTGGCCTGAGCAGGAAGGCCGGGCTTTATCCTCACCAGCTTTCGGGGGGGGAACAGCAGAGAGTATCCTTGGCTAGAGCAATGGTTAATAGTCCATCAATTCTTATTGCAGATGAGCCTACTGGAAACCTGGATCCGGAAATGTCCTGGGATATTATGAAAACACTAAGTGAGATAAACCAACGAGGGACTACCATACTGATGGCTACCCACGCCAGTGATATAGTGAATGGGATGAAGAAACGAGTAGTCGCAGTAGAAAATGGTGCGATTATCAGGGATGAAAAGCGAGGTGGGTACGGCGGTGAAGCTTAGAACAGGTAAGTTTTTTATCAGAGAAGGGCTTTCAAGCCTTAAGAGAAACAGAACGATGAGTGCTGCGGCAATAACCTCAGTAGTAGCAGCGCTCTTAGTTATAGGAATATTCTTGGTTATAGTGCTCAATATAGATTTTGCAGCTACTAAGCTGGAATCACAGATTGAGATGATGGTATATCTGAA
The Clostridia bacterium genome window above contains:
- the ftsE gene encoding cell division ATP-binding protein FtsE yields the protein MIQLKNVFMEFQDGHKVLNNINLTINNGEFVFLVGSSGAGKSTIIKLLLKEIEPSSGSIIVNDKDITKYRRKEIPFHRRNIGVVFQDFKLLLEKNVYENVAFAMEVIEAPPKEIRRQVPIVLSMVGLSRKAGLYPHQLSGGEQQRVSLARAMVNSPSILIADEPTGNLDPEMSWDIMKTLSEINQRGTTILMATHASDIVNGMKKRVVAVENGAIIRDEKRGGYGGEA